The sequence ttaaatacaaaaatgattTGCTATTGACAAGTCTCAAATCTATCATGGAAACTCAAAAAAAGTTACCAGTCTGTTCACCATTCATGGTATCCTGTAAAATACTTGAGAACAGTCACCCACTATAGACATTCTTTTCCCCTGTGGGATGTCATACTGCATTAAAACTCTGTATTTAAATAACAATATTATCAATTTGGTTCATTTCACATGGAAAAGTTCTAgttaattttgaattaaatagGGATTGTAACACTATCCCTAGACTTTAGAACATGTGGTTGTTTCATATGCTTTTATACTAAATGTGTCAACATGATGTGCAGCACTCAAAAGGGAAACATAGATACATAGACAattatttaaaactctttttttaaattaaatggagTAATTCATTTAGCTCTGAGATTAGCACCATTGTAGAATACACAGTATCTGGCATAGATTTTGCTCCTTTCCTATCTAAAAGTTAGAAGCATATGCCTGataatacacacatgcacaaatgtGCACTTggacttacacacacacacacacatgcatacacacacacaggaaattGAGTAGCAACCAATAAATAAGTTGGAAGGTATTTGAAAAGTGAAATTTGGTTTTCACTAAAGAGATACTTTCTCTCTTGGTGGAAATTAAAAGCCCATACATGTACagataaatacagttttataaatCAGCTGATCTGATTTGCTTCCAAGGTATTTGAATGCAGCTATTCAGCAGACAGAGCCCAGTGGATCCATGTGGCCATCCTAGTCATCAGCCCAAAACCAGCATCTTCAAAACCAACCCAAAGGATATTTGGCCACATAAATGCTCTCTGCTTTGAAAATGAAGGCTGGGTGGGATGTCTTTTTGATGGGAAAAATTTGTCATGTAATTAGTTATAAATAAGAAACCATGTAGTAATgaactcatttctctttttaagaaattgagaAGAAATGGTGCTTGTATACCTTATAGGGAAAAAACCGATATTAGGCTGAGGAGAATTTTCATGATAGTTAAAATGATTCATATTTGACATAGACACAATTCCATGTGTGTTTATACcgtatttatttgtgtatttccCCATCTGTACCTGTCTCCTCATTTCCTCAATCTTAATTTTGAGGAAGAGATACAAGATTCCATCACCATAGCCCCACATTGATTCCCCCCAGTGGCTTATAATGTTGCAGCAGACTCATAGCCAACTTGAGATGCTTTGTCTGTGTTTTGAAACCAGATTTGAATGTGTGAAGCAATTAGTATGTAACTGAGAGAAAacctggaaaaatatttatttttctctttaaagttgTATTGATTCTTGTACTTATGGAGTGACATAAAAAGCATGCCCTTTGACATTCCAGATTGCTCTTCCACAGATTGCTTCTAAAGAAATAGTTCTTTTCCTGCATTTTTAGTACCTACAGCAGGAAGTAGTACATTTACTTTTTAGATGTAAACCttcagagattatttttttttaaaaaaattattttcctgtgtAATTCTGGCACTCTGCCCTTCTTCCCAAATAAAGGATGGCTTGGACTTAGGAAATTCACTTTCAAATCTTAGGTGACATACTAATTAGCATATATACTACCCAGGGAAATTTCTTCCAAATGTAATAGCTACTGAAAAGTGCTGATATCCCCTTCATGAATGAAGCCTCATTGTAGTCATTTGAGTGTAGGCAAAGGAGGGGGATtattatatgcatgtatacacaacTAAGTACTGCTATTGACAATTAACATTCCACAAAACTGGAAAGTTATTGTGGGAgaaggttatttttttcttataacttcCAGGTGTTTGTATTAGTTGGGTCATAGTGGAAATTACAtggtgaaaagaagaaagaaaaacagtcacaaggaaaaaaaaaaaaaaaaaaaaaaaaaacaaacgaaaaacaggcaaaaaggaCCCTTGGGGAATAAATGAGTTGATTCCTGCTCACGTCTCCCAGTTGGTTTGTTAGGTCCCTGTGGGCACTGTCTTAAGCCCACAAAAGTGTCTCATCCAGTGCTAGGCACAGAGAAGGCACGAGTAAATATACTACAGTTGATCAATTCATTTGCTGTTCTAGGGACACTAGACACATAGTTCTGAGTAGGACTCTTGTTGTAAAAGACACAGCCTCCAACAGGGGAGCAATATCCCTTGGACCAAAGCCCTACCCTGGTTCCTGTCCCCCCTCACTGGAGAGGAGCACTGCAGAACTCCCCATCATCCCATGGCAAAATATCCGCACAAATACAGAGGAAATTATGCAAGTAAATACGGTATGTAATTGTTATCATTGACATTTCTTTAAgccatatttataaatatttcaaagtaaacAATATGAGTGAGTGACTTTGATTAGCTATGATCTTTCATACTGAAATACTTTGATCTGAATAAGCAGGTTATCATGGAAGCACATAACATACAACAGCTAATATGATTCCAGTGGGTACAACACAAGTGTCAGTACTTGATACATAAATCTATCCCATCATTTTCAATTACAAGCTGCTGCACGGAGCACTAAACATGcatcttagtttttatttgtacATGATGGTTCAAATTTTCACTTAAATACAACTTTCCAACTATGTAAATATCTTGAAGCAATTGTGTTTCTCATTTGGATTTTTTGGTGcatcattttcttctattaaatctctctcttgttttcttttttacatggGATACAATAAATATCCTGAAAAAGAGGAATGGACGTACTGCCCAGCATACAGTCCTGCAGCCTGTTCAGAGGGCATCTGGAGGAACACCCGGTCTCCAGGCCGGAGCAGCAGCACTGCACTCCCGGACGCCTGGTCCAGGAAGCCCTTTTTGTACTCGTCATACGTGTACATCACAGGTTCGTTGTTCTTGAACAAAGCAACCCACACGTTGCCCCCCTTGCAATGAACGTGGTATGCAAAGTAGTAGACCCCAGGGACCTCACAGGTAAAGATGCCAGTCTGCGGGTTGTAGTTTTGTCTGCCGTTATAGAGCAGTTTGTCAAACTTCACCGGGGCCCCCACCGGTGGGAAAGGTGCAGTCAGCTCAGCAGTAAAGGCAGGCATCTCATAGGCTGGCCCTCCATTCTTGCCTTTCTTAGCACCATAGGCGTGAGGGGGTTTCGCCCCATCAATCCCCAACCCCATATCTGGCAGATACTCTCCATGTGGGGGTGGTGTTGGGGGCATCACAGCTGGGGGGCCTGGGGGCCCTGGAGGGCCTGGGGGCCCTGGAAGGCCTGGCTGGCCTTGGGGACCAAGGGCACCAGGCTTCCCTGGGGGGCCATGAAGTCCTGCTACTCCGGGCTTCCCTACTCCAGGGAACCCAGGGGGTCCTGGGAGACCTGGTTCCCCTTTGGGGCCTGGAATTCCAGGTGGTCCAATGGGGCCACTAGGACCTGCAATCCCTGGGATGCCCGGGGGGCCCTGTAAACCCTGATCCCCTGGGATTCCTGGTTCTCCCTTTGGTCCAAGCAGCCCTGGGGCACCAGGAAGCCCCGGCAAACCTTTGTGCCCAGCTTCTCCCTTGGGCCCTATGGGACCTGGCAAACCCCTCATGCCAGGAGGCCCTACTTCACCAAGGAAACCTGGCTTTCCTGGGAATCCCTGAAGCCCTGGTTCACCCTTGGGACCTGGTGGTCCCTGTGGTCCCACAACCCCACCTTCTCCTTTGGGTCCAGGAAAACCAATAGCACCTGGAGGGCCCATGGGACCTGGGATTCCAGGCAGGCCTGGCTCTCCTGGGGGACCCCCCAATCCAGGGGCACCTACCGGTCCTTTCTCCCCTCTTGGTCCCAGAGCCCCAGGAAGACCCCCTACACCCCTGTCGCCTTTGGGTCCTGGGAAGCCTGGTTTCCCAATTCCTGGAAGGCCTGGAGGTCCTGGCAGCCCTGGCAGTCCTTGCTCCCCTTTGCCACCTGGGAATCCTGGCTGCCCAGGGATCCCATCCTGACCTGGTTTTCCAATTCCAGGAATCCCAGGAGGTCCTTGAACCCCTGGGACCCCAATGGGGCCTTGTGGCCCAGGTTCACCTGGAGGGCCTGGCTTGCCCAGGGGGCCCTGGGGCCCAGGGAAGCCTGTCACTCCTGGTTTGCCCACTCCTGGAAGTCCAACAGGGCCAGGCGGGCCATGCATTCCTGGAGGACCCTTTAGGCCTGGCAGACCTGGCATCCCAAAGCCCTTCTCTCCTTTAGGACCCTGAAGGCCTGGAGGTCCTGGTGGTCCTTTGGGTCCTCGCTCACCTTTGGCACCTGGTTGCCCTGGTAACCCTGGCCCACCTGGCTTCCCAATGCCGGGAAGTCCATGAGGCCCTGGAGGTCCTTGTGGTCCTGGGATCCCCATAGGCCCGATCTCCCCTTTGGGTCCAATTTCACCTTTTGCCCCAGGCATTCCCATGGCTCCCGGCTTTCCTGGCATTCCAGGCATTCCTGGCTTTCCAATTCCTGGATATCCCTGTGGCCCTGGTTTTCCTTTGATTCCAGGTATCCCCTGACCTGGTAAACCAGGGGGCCCAGGTGGTCCTCTTGGGCCAGGCTCTCCACGGGGACCTTGCTCCCCTCGTAAACTAGCTAGTGGTATTTCTACTGGGAAAGAGcatagagagaaaaagggaagaaaggaaaagaggcggggggggggagagagagagagagagattggttAATATTGATTATCCTTCACTTCACTCATTACTTAGTTCTGACACATTTGCCTATTACTTATTAAAAGGAAAGACTAGGAATAATGTGTTCATTTCCAGGACCATATGTTATCAGTACTCAATGGACAGTCAAGCTGATAACTTCTTTGTCGAATTTGAAATATTGTCTGGAGAACTGATATCTGCAGCTGCTTTTATCAATTGTTAGTTAAGtaaaaaagctaaaaagtaaTGAGGAAACATTTTTCCCAGTACAAAACTTAGCGATATTATGGTGTGTTCACTATAAAGAGTTCAAAGAAGGATAAAGAAAAGTCAAAGTTGTCATATTTGCCTATAAGCCCACTACTCAGAGATAATCACTTGACATTTATATGTAATGCCATCTCATGTGTTCtaagtatatttttatgtgtattttaaccaatttttagtcatttttcattttttttctatttttctctacttaatgttatactttatttttccatgtccttgaattttaaataatatatggcAAAGTAGTGTTTCCTCTTGTGCTGAAAAATAGTATGATATAGGGGATGAAGGTCATTATCATGTGGACTCAGAGAAGAatagaagaattttattttgtatgtggttTAATAACATCTGAAACATCTGTCCTCTTAGAGTCAAATTGGTttgcttaatttctttaatatgcTGTAGGATTTCCTGAGCCtcaatattaattctttaataAGGTATTCATCACTTGcaaatttggtttttaaatgggttaaggatctggcgttgccaagagctgtggtatatgtcacagatacagctcgtatctagcattgctgtgctatggtataggccagtagctgtagctccaatttgacccctagcctgggaacttccatatgctgcatgtgtggccttaaaatttttttttggtttttaaacagAAGTGAATAAGGTATTTTAGAATGATGAGCAATGTGGATAAGGAATTAAGGTGGGATTAGAGCAGAAAGCTCAGCTTCTCTTTCTGGCCTTGAAATGAGATCTTGATGGGCTTGCTTTAGCCATCAGCATCTCTGCTTGTCTATCTGTACAGCAAGAACAGTACACACACactaaaagattaaataatagATGTGAAAGCATTATGCTTTCTCGAATTGTTATCATATACAAAGCACATGTTATTAAATTGATTATATTCTACTTTGTAGAGAAACATACTCTAGATCCCCCATGGTACTGGGAGTAATgaataatataaagaaatgacATTTATGGTCCCTAAGTCTTATTTTAACCTGACCATTGTATTTTCCACTGAGCAACTGTCAGGGAACAAGATAGAACCATagaactcatattttttttttacaaattcctCAGTTGCAATCTGGTACCCATTTGAATAAGTATAGGAAGTGCCAAATCCAGGCAAGCAattcaagaaaggaaggaaaagaaatggctGAGACAATCCCCTATAAAGTACCTATAGTACTAGTAAggtgtgctatttttttttttttcctttcctttttaaggctgcatctgtagcatatggaagttcccaggctaggggttgaatcacagctgcagctgccagcctgtgccacagccacaacaatgcagaagCTGCCGCgtctgtctgcgacctataccacagctcatgcgtggcaacattggatccttaatcctctgagcaaggtcaggggttgaactggcatggatactaatcaggttcataacctgctgagccgcaacgggaactccaaggtgtgcTATTTCtaagcaggaactccaaggtgtgcTATTTTTAAGTAGCTCCTATGTCAAGGGCATGGCTGGGGCAAGGTCACCTCTTATTCATCAGGAATCCCTAATGTCTAGCATGTGCCTGGAGAATACTCTGTTCTTACTTAGGTTTTGCTGAATGACTAACTGTAGCAACTTTTTTTAACTGTTTGTTTTGTACTTTTACTTACCTTATATCATTGACTTTAAATAACCTTACTTTACAAATGAAACAAGTAGTTTCAGAGATGTTAAACGACTAGATTTCTTTCACTTCAGGTCTCTAGGCATCTAGGCCTATTAGTGCAAAACCTAGCAATTTCCCAGAAGTAGTGCCTCCTGCTTTTCAGGGACCCTTGAGAATGGCCTCCGCTTCCTCAAAGGGAATTGCTACTCTGACTGCAATTCCTTTCCTGCAAGTGCTAAATTTCCTAGAACTCCAGATGAACCAGCTAAGATTATAAGAAAGTATCTCTTGCAGTGATTGGCATCTTGCAGGTATTGAATAACTAATGACTATGCCTGGAAAGTAATGGAGAGATTTTCAGGTATCATCTCTCACTGCAGTCTGTTCTCTTTAGGTTCCTTCTGTTGAGTTATAGACTGGCATGTGTAGTAGCTTAACTAGAACAGTCTTTAAAACCACTTATATTTATCTGACAGCtagtttacaaagtgctttctcgtgatttttttctttaacagagcAGTTTCTTATAACATTGTTCAAGTTCTGAAGACTGacatcacatttctttttttttttaatcaccactTTATCTGCTAGCATCTGGCCCAGAGCTTGACACAAAAATAGATGTTCATTAGTTGCTGAATGTTTGAATAAAGAAATCATGAATAAAGCAATAAACTATTAAATATGTTTTGTCTCAGTTGATGCTGTTGAAATAATAAAGCATAACAAAATCATAATTTTGCCTGTCTTCCTTTAGGAATGGAACTTTTCAAGGATAGAATTTAGAATCCAGTAGGTATTTAATGACTTAAGTTATGcatgctaaaattaaaatatctaaaatttagCTTCCTGCTCCCCACACCATCTCACACTTTAGGACTTTGGAAAGCTGCTGTCTTATAACAGCACCAGAATGTGATGTTACCTTTGCCTTTCTTGGGTGCCGCTTCCTTGCCCATTCTTGGCGCCGGCTGAATTTCCTTCATATACTGGGGTAGGTGTGGATACTCTTTGCCATACTGCATGTGTGGCAGTTCCTTGCCCACATTAAGGCCATCTTTTCCCAAAGGAATGTGAGGTACTTGCTGGCCCAGGGGCTGGTATTGCGGAATTTGTGGTGGGATCTGAGGAGGAATTTGAGGTGGCAGTGGCTTGATTCCATAGTAGGCACCAGCTTGGATGAGCTGGATGGAGCCCAGGGAAATGGTAAGCAGCACTCCCAGCAGCTGCAGAGGGGCAGGTGGCCCAGCCATCACCTGTGGAGGAAGGTGTACACGGACATGGTGAAGACCAGCAGGGCAAGTGATTGGAGTTTGtttggagaaaaaaaggagaaaaaagaaaagggaacataGTCTTTATCAGCTGAACTTCATGAGTAGGAGACAAATGGGAAGGGAGATGTTACTTTTCattagaaaacaaacagacaaaacccagGAAACAGTAGGATCTGTCAAATGAAGGCAGTTGGTGGAATTGCAGGCTATGGGAGAGACTGCTAGTTTCCCCTGACCATGAATTCTACCCTCTTCCATAGTATCAGAACCCCTGACTTTTAGCTGAAACAGAGCAAGCCTAGAATGAGGACAGTTTAGCTAGATGTGGCCCTGTGACAAAGTTCCTGCCGATTGGGTGTGATCACGGGTGCAACTTCCAAGAAGGATCCTAAAGGGCAGTGGCCATGCTCTCTTGCTCCTTCCTCCTGGCTGGAATATGGCTATACTGCCTGGAAATGGACCAGACACCTTGGACCATGAAGTGAAAGCTGGGAACTGAGGGTGCTAGAGCAATAAGCTGGTAGAAACCTCAGGCTTGGTTGAACTTGGAGGTTCCATACATTAATCCTTAAGTCTGGGATTTGTTTATGCaagggagaaataaagatttaatacctttttttcttttttgtctttttagggctgcatccatggcacatggaggttcccaagctaggggtcaaattggagctgcagttgctggcctatacatgccacagcaacgtgggatctgaatcaagtctgcgacctacaccacagctcatggcaacaccagatcctcaacccactgagcaaggccagggatcatgcctgcgtcctcatggatgctagtcagatttgtttccaccgagccacgacaggaactcagatttaatttcttttaaagccACTGTTTTTTTGGGTGGCACACATTTGCACCGAACTTAATCCTAACAAATAGAATAGGTTCTCCAAAAGGAAGCAGACTTGGTGGCAAGTCAGGATTTACTAGTAAGTGCCAAAATTCTATTCTAAACGGAAACGGTTAATACTTTAGAGGCTTTATGCCAGGGGCATAAATTTTTCATATGTCATTTGCCCTTTGGCTGCCTTGGTGTGgtcataaataaatgtaaaggtaAAAGAGCAAACAATAACATCAATAAAAACCAGAGAACTGAATGAGAAAGAAGGTACTTCATGTGACAGTCCCATTGTTATTAaaaaggagcatgataatgtgagaaaaaagaatgtatgcatgcatgtgtaactgggtcaccttgctgtaatggtagaaatttgacagaacaatgtaaaccagctataatggaaaaaataaaaatcattgtaattaTGCAAAAATAGTCACCATCATAATTAAGCACATACTGGGATACcgtttattttttctaataacatACTGTGAAGTAATTTGTTTAGAATTTGGCTAATTGGAATGGGAGTTCGCTAAGTTTACCTTTGTACTATTATGAAAGAAAGGAGTTTACAAAGCAAATTTGTTGTATAAATTAGAGATGTTTAACTACTCACAAGAATAAACTTTTTAAGCCTTTTAATAGTACCCTTTGCAAGTTAGTAATTAATAGAGTAAATATAGATGGGGCTTAtctgtttattaaaaagaaaaaaaaaaaaagaccaaaaaaaaaagcttgaaaagaTACCTGGAAACCTGGAAACACCCAGGACTAAAGACTGAACAGTCTAGGAAACAGCAGGTTTCACAAATTCCCACTAGAGGGCAAGTGTGATACACATGGAAATCGGCTCAGTTACTTTTAGGACTACCACCACACATACAGCTTTGCTCTCACATCTTATTAAGGCACTTGACGAAAATCTGAATCCCAAGAGGAGTGTCATCATAATGCTGCAGAGACAGAGGTGGGTGAGGAAGAAAGAAGTGGCAATTTTCTTACAATTTTAAGTGTAAATGTCTTCTGGAAAACTTTGAGTAAActtttgtcaaagtctttttttgtttgtttgtttgtttgttttttaagggctgtacctgcagtatatggaagttcccaggctaggcgtccagtcggagctacagccactggcctataccacagccacagcaacacagatctgagctgcatctgtgacctacaccacagctcacagcaatgccagcggccagggaccgaacctgccacctcatggttcctagttggatttgtttccactgtgccataacaggaattctGGATACTaattcataacccgctgagccacagtgggaactccgtgtctacaaataatttaattttcattctcctgagcatttgttttctttgcttctgtgttACTTCATTCTGGATCATAGTTTTCCTCTTCTTAGAAAATGTGCATCGACCTTTGCAACCCTGTACTCAAGACTAATGCCAGGAGTGTGAACAGGCTACAGAAGAACTGGTTAATAAAAAgcacctaagaaaatattgtaaaagaaTCTCTACCATGAAATTCACTGCATCATAATTTTTCTAAATACACTAACTAATCACTTTTCCTTCTCCAAGGGGAAATTAAGAAACATCTGTTAGCAAAATGATTTATAAAACTTTCCCCATTTCACAAATCAGAATAGTCTTCAAGAACTGTGTGTTTCAAGAGTACtcaaaatgggagaagatagaaaactgttattttatgttcttaaaaGAATGATTAATTGTTAGAAACCATTTGGAAAGAACCAACAAAATTAATGTTGATTTATACTCAATaacagttaaatttattttacatggAAAAAGAGCATGTATTGAAAGTACTTACCAAATGCAATGATAGACCTGCCCAGAGATTACAAAGATGAACATGATGTGTTCAATGGGCCCTGCCCTCAAGGACCTATGTCTTAGTAGGAGTCATAGGGGTGTAAACTATTAATGACTAGCAGAAGATACTGGGAAAAAGTAAATTTCCTTCCCGCTTCTGTTCTTTACTATCTAAAATCCCTTCCCTTTGAGGCAACAGCATTGCCCATTTTTCTATATACTATGACTATGCGTATAAAATACACACCCATTTAAGACAAATTACAGCATATCCTACACACTGTTTCTTACTTTTTCACTCAGAAGATTAGAACTACAGACCTTATTTCTTACCTTACTTTTGTGTATCTGAACAGATCCCTTCAGCTtcttcatttgttaaaaagaagacttgattatttattttctggctcTTGATTATTTTCTTGATCTTCTCCCGCTCTCATATTCAATGTCTAAGGCATTCACCACAGAGCTGAGAGTGGTAATCCATACTAGAAATAACATGATCATGTCCAACGGGGACTTAATTCTACCTTTGAGGATTAATGAGTTTAATTATTAAACCCTAAACTTGGAGTGATGTCTTTTATAATAAGCTAGCATGCTTGGTCCTTTACCCTTCCTTCAACTCAGGATGTGTTGGATTGATTTAATAAACTTCAAATCAGGACAATCTAGTGGAACACTGGAAAAATGAAAGGGGGAGAAATGCCTGGAAGAAGACTAGTTGAACATCAAAGACCCACTGGGATTCTGCTCTACTATAACTGTTTCCTCCATAGGCCTGGCCTTTCCCTCCTGAAACCCACCTCTTTTGATCTGCCAtttctctggctctctctttCAAAAATCTTCATTTGGTTTTAGCTTGAATATTTATGTAGGGGCCCTGCTTAGAATTTACCATGTGACTTATCCTTACTCATTTCCCTCTTGTCCCCGAGGATGTTTTTGGTGGACAAGGTGGTGTGGTGGTTCTGCCCAAATCACTCAGAAAAACATCAGATTCGTGTAGCCCTATATAGACACCTGGTGGGAAGATGGAGTCTCAGAATTCCTGCTGGGGAGAAATGGTGGTAGtgggttttcttgccttttctctttttatgaggATGCAAAACACAATTATGTTGTGATTTCTTATTTGATgttttcttggatttttatttGATAACTGGTGTGTGATGGTGTGTGCTTGAGTGCATCTGGACGTAAACATACATACTGTGTGTGGACCCTGGATCTTTGCCAGCCAGGCTGGCTTAGTGATGGGTGTCATGTCATGGGAAATGCATTGTAGAAGAAGCCAAAAGACTAGGGATTGAGTTGTAGCTCTGCCATTCTCTATGTTTATGACTTTAGGCAAGTCCTTATCagcactgagcctcagtttccttgcttataaaacagaaattacaaTCGCTGCCTTTCCCTCAGCACTGTTCAGGGGCACAAGATATAATATGAATTCTTTGTAAGACAAAAAGCACTGTTCAGATTTAAGTTATTATTAATGGAGTGTGACCGAAAAGATAAAAGCAACTGAAATGTCGAAGACTTTCGAAGAAGGATACTAGCCAAAGTAAATGTGAGGTTAGCTGCAATAATGATAAACCTAACATGCATAAAACAATCATGGCCATTAAAATGTACttgttaaaaatggcaaaagagaaCAGCTAAACCGAGGCAGTTACTCATTCTGGTGTCAGAGTCAATAGCCCTAATCATTCTGATCAGCCCTAAATGGTTCCCTATATTTGGGCAGGGTTGCAGAGGTTTTCACTTCCCTCATATGATCTGTAATGTATATAATAGGATAAtgtgatatatattattttagatGCGCCTCagcattttatttgtatgttGGTCCTCATGAGATTTTGGCTTGTTGTCCAAATGAATGTTTATGTATTCAAACCTGTAATCCTTGCCTTAAATTCAactctccttttccctttcccagCATGTCTGTgcatgtgcatgagtgtgtgtgtttgttgtgtATGTGTCTGCCCATGCGAGCCCACACTGTGTGTGGTGTGGACAAACCTCTCTCATCTGCTCCTGGGCAGCCCTCCTCTGTGCCCCCTGCTTGCCCCCTTGCACAAGGTTTGTAGTTTCTCAAGGCTTCCGATTCACACCTAAAACAAGGGAAAGTCAGGCAGCATCCTGTTCCTCCCATATTTACCAGAATTGTTTTCTTGGCTTTTCTATGCCTCTCAAAGAAAATTCTCTCCTAATTGATCGCATTTCTCTGGGAAACTCTTTCACTAAATACGGATATTTATGACATGCCTACTGTTACAGACTGTT is a genomic window of Sus scrofa isolate TJ Tabasco breed Duroc chromosome 13, Sscrofa11.1, whole genome shotgun sequence containing:
- the COL8A1 gene encoding collagen alpha-1(VIII) chain isoform X2 is translated as MAGPPAPLQLLGVLLTISLGSIQLIQAGAYYGIKPLPPQIPPQIPPQIPQYQPLGQQVPHIPLGKDGLNVGKELPHMQYGKEYPHLPQYMKEIQPAPRMGKEAAPKKGKEIPLASLRGEQGPRGEPGPRGPPGPPGLPGQGIPGIKGKPGPQGYPGIGKPGMPGMPGKPGAMGMPGAKGEIGPKGEIGPMGIPGPQGPPGPHGLPGIGKPGGPGLPGQPGAKGERGPKGPPGPPGLQGPKGEKGFGMPGLPGLKGPPGMHGPPGPVGLPGVGKPGVTGFPGPQGPLGKPGPPGEPGPQGPIGVPGVQGPPGIPGIGKPGQDGIPGQPGFPGGKGEQGLPGLPGPPGLPGIGKPGFPGPKGDRGVGGLPGALGPRGEKGPVGAPGLGGPPGEPGLPGIPGPMGPPGAIGFPGPKGEGGVVGPQGPPGPKGEPGLQGFPGKPGFLGEVGPPGMRGLPGPIGPKGEAGHKGLPGLPGAPGLLGPKGEPGIPGDQGLQGPPGIPGIAGPSGPIGPPGIPGPKGEPGLPGPPGFPGVGKPGVAGLHGPPGKPGALGPQGQPGLPGPPGPPGPPGPPAVMPPTPPPHGEYLPDMGLGIDGAKPPHAYGAKKGKNGGPAYEMPAFTAELTAPFPPVGAPVKFDKLLYNGRQNYNPQTGIFTCEVPGVYYFAYHVHCKGGNVWVALFKNNEPVMYTYDEYKKGFLDQASGSAVLLLRPGDRVFLQMPSEQAAGLYAGQYVHSSFSGYLLYPM
- the COL8A1 gene encoding collagen alpha-1(VIII) chain isoform X1, whose product is MAGPPAPLQLLGVLLTISLGSIQLIQAGAYYGIKPLPPQIPPQIPPQIPQYQPLGQQVPHIPLGKDGLNVGKELPHMQYGKEYPHLPQYMKEIQPAPRMGKEAAPKKGKVEIPLASLRGEQGPRGEPGPRGPPGPPGLPGQGIPGIKGKPGPQGYPGIGKPGMPGMPGKPGAMGMPGAKGEIGPKGEIGPMGIPGPQGPPGPHGLPGIGKPGGPGLPGQPGAKGERGPKGPPGPPGLQGPKGEKGFGMPGLPGLKGPPGMHGPPGPVGLPGVGKPGVTGFPGPQGPLGKPGPPGEPGPQGPIGVPGVQGPPGIPGIGKPGQDGIPGQPGFPGGKGEQGLPGLPGPPGLPGIGKPGFPGPKGDRGVGGLPGALGPRGEKGPVGAPGLGGPPGEPGLPGIPGPMGPPGAIGFPGPKGEGGVVGPQGPPGPKGEPGLQGFPGKPGFLGEVGPPGMRGLPGPIGPKGEAGHKGLPGLPGAPGLLGPKGEPGIPGDQGLQGPPGIPGIAGPSGPIGPPGIPGPKGEPGLPGPPGFPGVGKPGVAGLHGPPGKPGALGPQGQPGLPGPPGPPGPPGPPAVMPPTPPPHGEYLPDMGLGIDGAKPPHAYGAKKGKNGGPAYEMPAFTAELTAPFPPVGAPVKFDKLLYNGRQNYNPQTGIFTCEVPGVYYFAYHVHCKGGNVWVALFKNNEPVMYTYDEYKKGFLDQASGSAVLLLRPGDRVFLQMPSEQAAGLYAGQYVHSSFSGYLLYPM